The genomic segment AGACGCACTTGCCGCGTCACAAGGTCTGTGCTGTTGCCCAGCTCTTTCTTCACCTTTTCCAGATTTTCGTCCAACGAGTAATGAAAGGGCGCCGCTTGTTTTACTGAATGGATCATCTCAAATCACTCTTTTTCCAGTTCGGGATATGTTTACTATCCCTCATGGCTTTGGGGTCTATGCTGAACACAAAAAAGCCCCCTTAAGGGAGCCTTTGGAACTGGCTGTATTAATCGACAGTTGTCACCATTGTTACGGCAAACGATATACGGCAAATGGTTCCCCGTTTCGATACGTGTCACTCAATCGGTCCAGCTCTGCCAAGGTCGCTTCATCCAACGTTAACGCTGCACTTTGCAAATTATCCGTAAGCTGTCCTACACTGGTCGCACCTACGATCACCGAAGAGACAGCCGGCTTGTGCATGAGCCAAGCCAAAGATAGCACACTGGAGGATACACCAATACCCGCCGCTACCTGACTGATTTTGCGTCCAAACTCCAGCTTGTCTTCGCTCAGCAACCGGACAAAACGCGGCTCCTTGTCCGCACGCGAACCAGCTGGGGCCTGTTCTGCGGAGGTGTATTTGCCTGTTAAAATTCCGCCAGCAAGCGGGAAGTACGGAATGATCCCCACCCCCTGGTCAAGACAAAGCGGTACGAGTTCACGCTCCGGTGTCCGATCTGCCAGCGAGTAGCTGACCTGCGTCGATATGTAACGATTCAGCCCTTCCCGCTGACTGATGCCAATTGCCTTCATCAATTCCCAGGCCGCATAGTTGGAAGCACCGATGTAACGCACTTTCCCAGATCGAACCATGTCATCTAGTGCGCGAAGTGTTTCTTCCAAAGGCGTCTCTGGATCAAA from the Brevibacillus brevis genome contains:
- a CDS encoding aldo/keto reductase, whose amino-acid sequence is MKYYRLGGSGLKVSALGLGTNSFGGRADEQTSVNIIHTAIENGITFIDTANIYTQTESERIIGLALSGKRHDVVLATKAGLVKGEGPNQRGSSRYHLMLELENSLKRLRTDYVDLYQIHTFDPETPLEETLRALDDMVRSGKVRYIGASNYAAWELMKAIGISQREGLNRYISTQVSYSLADRTPERELVPLCLDQGVGIIPYFPLAGGILTGKYTSAEQAPAGSRADKEPRFVRLLSEDKLEFGRKISQVAAGIGVSSSVLSLAWLMHKPAVSSVIVGATSVGQLTDNLQSAALTLDEATLAELDRLSDTYRNGEPFAVYRLP